TATTATGCCTATCGCCAGGATGAGAATGGGTACTAGAATCCTAGCCGGAGGCTCTGTCGCCTGCTCTACCGCTGAGTCGTTGGTGGAAGGTGTAGTGAAGAGCTTTTCAATCATGCGGAAGAAGTAGACCGCAGTCAGCAGGCTGCTTGCCAGAATAACGGCGACAAAGGCCCAGTTATTGGCCTCTATGCCGCCCAGCACCAGGTACCATTTGCTGAAAAAGCCGGCCATGGGCGGGATACCCACCATGGATAAAGCAGCCACGGTAAAAGCGCCCATCATCAGTGGCATCTTGCGCCCCAGACCGGCAAACTGTGATATTGCATGCAGCCCGGTCTGGTACCTGATGCCGCCGGCAATTAAAAAGAGGCAGCTCTTCATGAAGGCGTGGTTCAGAATGTGAAGCAAGGCCCCGATGAGGCCAAACGGATTGGCCAGGCCGATGCCCAGTCCGATATAGGCCACCTGGGCCACGGTGCTGTAAGCGAGCATGCGCTTAAAGTCCTTCTGGGCAATGGCCATCACCGAGCCAAAAATAATGCCTGCCGCCGACACCCAGCCAATTATCGTGGTCACCGGCAGGATATCAATGAAATATTGGGGTTGGAATATGGTGAGCATCATGCGCACGATAACATAGGCGGCGACCTCAATCTGTATTGCCGCCAGGATTGCCGCCACGACGGGAGGCGCATAGCTGTGAGCATCAGGCAGCCATACGTGCAGCGGGAACAGCGCCATCTTGATTCCCATGCCGACAATAATCAGCGCCACGGCGGCCATGATGGTGGGTGAACCATAAAGCGGCGGCAGGCGCTGGGCGGCGTCTGCCATATTGAGCGTGCCGGTGGAAAAATAGATAAACCCCACGCCCAGCAGGTAAAAACTGCCCGCGATTGTCCCCAGTATAAGGTAGCGGAAACTGGCCACCACCGCCTTATCCCCGCCAAGCGTAATCAGCGCGTAGCTGGCTAACGAGTATATCTCCAGGAAGACAAAGAGGTTAAAAAGGTCGCCGGTAACCACAACGCCAACCAGTCCGGCGATGAGCAAAAGGATTAGCCCGTAAGCGGGAATGCCACGTCGGGGGGTATGGTATAGTCCTGCTTGCGGCGGGTAAATCACCGCAATAAGGCCGATGAACACGATGATTAAAGCCATGAATGCCGAGAGGTGGTCGAGGACATATTCTATGCCGAAGGGCGGCGGCCATCCTCCGAGAAAATAGCGTAGCTCCCCGTCAGAAAGGACGCGGAAAAGCCCGGTACCGGCGGCTACCAGTGCCAGCGCCATGCCAATCGCCGCCGTCGCATAGGCCCATCGAAGCCGCCATATCCCAACCAGCGCCGAAATAAAGCAAAACAGTAATAATGGCGCGAGGATAAGAATCGATAAGCTGGACATTTACTCCGAATTCTCTTTCATATTTGCCATTATCGCCCCATCATCCAGAGTTTTATAGGAACGGTAGATAACGATGAGAAAGGCCAGGGCAACACCGGTAAGGGAAATCGCCACCACAATCCCGGTCAGTATCAGTACATGCGGCAGAGGATTAACGTACTTGGCCGCCTCCATACCGAGTAATTCATCGATGACCGGCACCGAACCGCCTAGTTTGGTAGCACCCTCAATAAAGAAAAGAAAGATGGCGGTCTGAAAGATGTTCATCCCGATGAGTTTTTTCAGCAGGTTGCGCTTGCCGAGCATCCCGTAGAGGCCGATGGCCAGCAGGATGACGATCATGAAGTACACGTACCGGGACAGGAATAAATCAATAACTACCATCTTTCACCAACCAGGTTATCGAAAATCAGCACCAGCGTGCCGAAAACGGCCAGGCCGATGCCTACCTCCACAATCAGGATACCGAGCGCCCTCAACTCGGCACCATGCACCCAAAAAATGGGCAGGCTTCCGTAGTCCAGAAAAGCTCCACCGAAGGCCATGGGAACCACCCCGGCAAGGCCAAAGATGAGCATGCCAGTGGCGCCTAATGCCAGTGCCAGTTTTGGGGAGAATTTACGATAAGAGATTTTGGCACCCAGATACAATCTCTGCAGTATGACGCTCACGGCCAGCAGGACTCCTCCCTGGAAGCCTCCGCCCGGCCCATAGTGCCCGTGTATGATAACGTAGAGCGCAAAGAGTTGAATGAACGGTATCAGCAGGCTACATACGGTCTGAATGATGATGCTTTGATAGTGTAGCTTTATCATTTACCTTTCTCTTCATAAGAATCAGGATACAGGCCAGCCCGGCAGTGAAAATCACTATCGTCTCACCTAAGGTGTCATAGCCGCGATAGTCGGCCAGGACTGCGGTAACGACATTCGGTGTATGGGTATCCCCCACCGAGTCCTCAATATACGTCGGGGAGACATGGACATTCGCCGGGGCCTGTGGGTCAGCATGGTCTGGCAGGCCAACGGTGGCGTACAGCATCAACGCCACGAACAGTAGCATAATAAGCCCATTAAACCACTTCAATCTTCTGACCTCCGTCGGGTAAGAAATAGGGCCACGATGAAGAGCACCCCGCTTATCCCCGCCCCCAGCGTTGCTTCGACGAAGGCAACATCAATTGCTCCCATCTGGCTGAAAAGCAGCGCCACAAAGAAACTGTAGGCAGCAAGCGCCGCCACCGCCGCTAAAAGGTCATGCACGGACAGCGCGATGAGCGCAGTTATTACCAGTATCACCAGCAACCAGAAATCTACCTGCCAGATCATGGCTGTTCGGTCCTTTTTCCCTTTTGTGCCGCTTTCTGCCTTGTCCAGGGCTGGAGGCCGGTACGCAGTGCCGCCCGGGCAACAGCGTGTATGGCCGTTGGATTGGCGATCAAGGCAAAGAACAGAATGAACAGTATTTTCACAGTGCTCAGTTCCAACCCGTTGTAGACGGCGAGGCCACCCAGCACCAGTATTGAGCCCAGCGTCTCCGATTTGCCCACGGCATGGGTCCGGGCGTAGAAATCGGGAAAGCGGAGTAGCCCCAGGACGCTTACCGTCAGGAAGAAAACGCCGGCCGCTATCAGAATAATGGCTATTACCACTCCTGCCATCAGAGCCTCTCCCCTCCCCGGTCAAAGTACTTGCCCAGCACAATGACGATGACAAAGTTGAGCAGCGCGTATGCGATGGCGATATCGATGAACATGTTGACGCGTTCAAAGAGAAAACCGATCAAAATCAGTATAACAAAGCCGTTGGTTCCCACCAGTCCGGCGGCGATTATCCGATCGAAGATGGTTTTGCCCACCGCCACCCTGTACAGCGAAATAGCAGTAAGCACGATAATGAATACGGTAATACCCAGAAGGAAAGAACTCATTGTTCGAGCTCCTCCAGAGAGTAAACCCAACGGACCTCTGGTTTTGGCTCTTTCTCCTCCAGGTACACCTTGGCTATCCTGTTCTGCATCTTTCCTTCTACGAGACCCGAAGCCAGTGGTGGCTTCAATGTATGAATAATATAGTTGCCGTCCTCTAAACTGGTAGTGATGGTGCCCGGTGTTAGAGTGATAGAATTGCCCAGCGTTACCTGAGCAATTCCCTTGCGCATCCGGGTGCGGAAAAGGAGCAGTACGGGCTCGATCGGCATTTTGGGGTGGAGCACAAGGTAGGCGACCTGCACGTTCGCCATAATGATTTGAAGCACCAGCCAGGGAATGTAAAGGAGAAAACGCCACATCTGCAGGAGAACCTGTCCTGCCTTGATATCCAGTCGTTCACCACGTTGAAGCACGGAGTAGAAAAGGTCGTTGGTGAGGAAGGTTACCAGTGCGGCGGAAATGGCACCGATGATGATGTATTTGGCTTCATAACGACCGGACAGCAGAAGCCAGAAGGCAAACAGGACAACAAATTGCAGGGCAATGCTGAACAATCGATTCTGGCCGTGAATCGTGATTTTAGGCACGTCTAGAGTGTCTTCGATTATTTCCGACACTTCTGGGTCAGCAACAGGGCTTTGGTTCCGCTCTTCAAGAGACATTGTTTCTCCTGCCATAAGCTTAGACTTTTGGTCTGAACCACGACTTCCATCGTCTTGCCGGTAATGGTCAATAATAATACTTATTTATCAATTTTATAAAAGTCAACAGATATGCTTATCGAACGGATATCCCGGGCTGTAAAGCTGATTAGTTTTTATATTGTACCATACTAAATGATATCGCATGGCCCTTTTTACATCTGATTAAGAATTGCCCTCAAAAATCTTTCTCAGGTAGACTACCGATTTTCGAGCTATCGGTTCCGGATCTCCTTTCGGAACAATAACCACTGACGCCGAGCCCTCAAATCTTTCTTCCCCCAACACGCGGACGATATTTGGCCAGTCCAGCGTCTCTTTCTCTGTGCTGACGCCCGGAGGCAATCGACTTGGCTCATAAAGATGAATGTGCCTGGCCAGACCCCTGGCGGCTCTGATGCCGTGTTCTATCGATGGTTCTGCC
Above is a genomic segment from Chloroflexota bacterium containing:
- a CDS encoding monovalent cation/H+ antiporter subunit D family protein; the encoded protein is MSSLSILILAPLLLFCFISALVGIWRLRWAYATAAIGMALALVAAGTGLFRVLSDGELRYFLGGWPPPFGIEYVLDHLSAFMALIIVFIGLIAVIYPPQAGLYHTPRRGIPAYGLILLLIAGLVGVVVTGDLFNLFVFLEIYSLASYALITLGGDKAVVASFRYLILGTIAGSFYLLGVGFIYFSTGTLNMADAAQRLPPLYGSPTIMAAVALIIVGMGIKMALFPLHVWLPDAHSYAPPVVAAILAAIQIEVAAYVIVRMMLTIFQPQYFIDILPVTTIIGWVSAAGIIFGSVMAIAQKDFKRMLAYSTVAQVAYIGLGIGLANPFGLIGALLHILNHAFMKSCLFLIAGGIRYQTGLHAISQFAGLGRKMPLMMGAFTVAALSMVGIPPMAGFFSKWYLVLGGIEANNWAFVAVILASSLLTAVYFFRMIEKLFTTPSTNDSAVEQATEPPARILVPILILAIGIIILGLINALIVSYVLNPIVALLP
- the mnhG gene encoding monovalent cation/H(+) antiporter subunit G, with protein sequence MAGVVIAIILIAAGVFFLTVSVLGLLRFPDFYARTHAVGKSETLGSILVLGGLAVYNGLELSTVKILFILFFALIANPTAIHAVARAALRTGLQPWTRQKAAQKGKRTEQP
- a CDS encoding Na+/H+ antiporter subunit E gives rise to the protein MSLEERNQSPVADPEVSEIIEDTLDVPKITIHGQNRLFSIALQFVVLFAFWLLLSGRYEAKYIIIGAISAALVTFLTNDLFYSVLQRGERLDIKAGQVLLQMWRFLLYIPWLVLQIIMANVQVAYLVLHPKMPIEPVLLLFRTRMRKGIAQVTLGNSITLTPGTITTSLEDGNYIIHTLKPPLASGLVEGKMQNRIAKVYLEEKEPKPEVRWVYSLEELEQ
- a CDS encoding cation:proton antiporter subunit C, which gives rise to MVVIDLFLSRYVYFMIVILLAIGLYGMLGKRNLLKKLIGMNIFQTAIFLFFIEGATKLGGSVPVIDELLGMEAAKYVNPLPHVLILTGIVVAISLTGVALAFLIVIYRSYKTLDDGAIMANMKENSE
- a CDS encoding pH regulation protein F encodes the protein MSSFLLGITVFIIVLTAISLYRVAVGKTIFDRIIAAGLVGTNGFVILILIGFLFERVNMFIDIAIAYALLNFVIVIVLGKYFDRGGERL
- a CDS encoding sodium:proton antiporter; this translates as MIKLHYQSIIIQTVCSLLIPFIQLFALYVIIHGHYGPGGGFQGGVLLAVSVILQRLYLGAKISYRKFSPKLALALGATGMLIFGLAGVVPMAFGGAFLDYGSLPIFWVHGAELRALGILIVEVGIGLAVFGTLVLIFDNLVGERW